The Amblyomma americanum isolate KBUSLIRL-KWMA chromosome 2, ASM5285725v1, whole genome shotgun sequence genome contains the following window.
GGAAAAAATGCTCAGAACAGCGCTGCCATTTCAGCTCAGTCCAGCTATGCTGCAGCTTCAGAAGGAAATTACTGCATGTAGTATGCAGCCCCAACAAACTTGCAAAAACAGCAACTAAATACCTGTCCCTTTCTGATACCCGACTGGGATGCATGTTTACATAGACAAACCCGCCGCTGCTCCTTACAAAGGCTATGAGACACGCAGGCGGCATTCATGGCAAACGCAGCTGCAGCATAGTCAGCAAAGGCTGCGAAATACATTTCTGCGCTACTTAAGGTATATAGTTTGCTTTTAACTTCTGATATGTGAACAATTTGCAGTTTGGATGCAGGCAGTAATCGCCACTGTATCAAAAAGCAAATATCGCTGCACGCATTCTTGGTCTAAGTTCCCCATGGCTTAGCGAGGTAGAGTGCATGGAGTGTACTGCCGTGATGTATTTCAGTGAACACGGTGCAAATTCGCATGTTGTAATGTAAGAAGCTAAAGGCCCTTCAGTTCTGTGGTACTAAAGAAACAGCTACAGTTTATGTCAGATTCCTGCTGGCGCCGAGTATAATCAAGAACCATTCTTTTTGCGGACAAATCTCCGCGCTGGTGTGTTTCTGTCCATAGTGGGGACTCACCCTGGACACCATCTTGATGGCCTCGAACTCGGCGCGCATCTCGTCCATCTCGTCGTGCACCTCGATGGTTCCGCGCAGCCAAGTGAGCGCCTGCTGGGCGGCCACGTCTCGGCCCTGGTTGATGAGGATGTACTTGGGCGACTCCGGGCACATGGGCAGCGTGGCCAACATGAACAGGCTGGGCACGATGGTCATTGCGAAGAGCGCCGGCCACCGGTCAGCTGTGCCCAGCGCCGACGGCAGTCCGAGCACCTGGCTCGCCAGGATGGACACGGTCACCACAAGCTGGTAGATGGTCCCCACGGCGCCGCGCAGGTGCAGAGGCGAGATCTCGGTCAGGTACATAGGCGCCAGGCCCGCGTTCAGACCAGAGTTGAGGCCCACGAAGAACCGACCCAGGATCAGCATCTCGTACGAGCGGGCAGACTGCGGCGAGAAATTTTCAGGAAAAGAAGGAGAGTGAGAACACTGCTAGGAGACAGCTAATTCGGGCTTGTTGCTTCATGGCCTGACAGAAGTCTGGAAGCAGCGCTTTGAACACTGGACGCAAAATAACGAGAAAAACAACTTAACAGTCGTTGGCCACATTCTTTGGCGTCCCATGTTCAAAGCGctgtttcccgcctttttttcaGAATGTTGTTAGACGCAAGCAgcggggcattttttttttctcctgtggtACTTTTTTCTCGCGAGATGCGGGGAAGTCTGACCTGTTTCTCAAAACCAAGGGTCACTGATCCAAGCCCTGATTCTAGCGCTTCAGTTACCACTTCAGCATATGCACTTTATAAATTATGATTTTTTTTGCTCGAAAGCCTGAGAAAAGCCTGCTGGAGCCAAATTTCACCATCGTATCCATCGCTCTGTTGAGGTGGGCTTAAATTTCAAGTAGCCGCTTCTAGCTCACTTTCGTCACACTCTCAGGCAAACTGTTTTTGAGCTCATCTGCCAATATCATGCGCTCATTGCCAAAGATATATTTTTCTCAATGAAACGACCGCAGTTTAAGTAACCAGCATGACCCTGACCTTTCGTTTAAAGACGCTCTCATGGGGGCTCTTTCTGCTCACAGTACTCTCAGCGGCAAAGCGCCAGCGTTTTGCAATGTCATCTTTCTCTTGAAAACTGCGCAAATATAAACATAATGCAAGCTGCGCCAGTTTATAGACTTCACATTTGCGACGAACTCAAAAACAACGTCCTGGGTCGCTTTACGCAGTGAACGTCTCCAGTTGAGTGCGGAGAGCCTGCGGTGTTATTCCTTGCACGGTGATCACATTTTTTTATCTTTTAGGGGCTCTATCGTATTCTTATCTCATTTCGAGCCTCCTCGTTAATCTCAAAGTCTTTTCGCTAGGAACAACCCATCGGTTCATTCTTAGGAGCGCCCAGtcagaaaaacaacaaaatttgtTTAGTCCGTAAAAAGTTGGACGCGTTGCTACCGTCGACAAAATGTGTTCTACGCAGCAGCCAGAACCGCAAGTGTACAATTCTTCCCTCTCCTTTTCTCTATATTCCTTATGGATGACTATTAAACGAGCATTCTGACATGTCTGCGGCACTTCGGAAGTCCACGACGCATAGATGACTGCCACCTTTTCGAGCACAGTGCCTGCCGTGTTATAGCAGCCACTTGATAGGCTGAATGTGACTACCCGGATGGAAATTCACGTTCTTCCACACCGTGTCGTTCGAATAGCCGCGTGGAAAACTACCGTGTGAAGACTGCGTCCGCGTAACGCCGCTGACTCACTGTCGGCAATGCAGACTCTCATATGGCAAGGCAGATAAGGATCAGAATGGCTACTGCGCGCACCTTAGAAGCTCCCATGAGGATGGCCGCCAGGAAGACGCTGATGTTGTTGAGCAGCAGTCCTCCCTTGCGCCCGAAGCGCTCGGCCACGAAGGCGGTGAGCAGGCCGCCCATCATGCCGCCCACGCAAAAGATGGCCACGAAGATGCTGAAGACGAACTTGACCGTCCCCTCGCCGGGCTCCTCTTCGAAGCGGTGCTTGTACGTGTCCTCGATGAAGTCCTCGACCAGCTTCTGGGGCGCGTTGACCACGCCCGTGTTGTAGCCATGCTGGAAGGCCGAGCCGAGCGCCGCCGCCGCGATGGCAAACACCAGGTGCCGTGTTAGGCCCTGCGCAGGAAGAGAAGGACCCGAGTTCAGCCCGGAGGAAACGAACCACTGGCTAACACTCTGCGagtgaaagcgaaaaagaaagcaGCGCTTGAAATGCTAGGGATTGATGTCACGAAAAGAGGTAAGGTGCGGATGGAACAAGTTACCTTACGATGTTTTAACCTCAGCACCACCAGAAACATTTTGATCCGCTATCAGTTCCATCTAGTCGGTTGAGAAAAGCTTGTTCGATTCTTCAAATGTCTGCTTTTATTGCTTTCTGTACTTGGGCGTAAATGTAACCCGATTGTCTGTTATAAGCTGAGTTTTTCAGCAGAAACTTTACTGTACGTACGTatatgctttctttctctttttgttgctGATGATGTTTCAATCAGTTGTGGACCAAGCAGTGTACACGTCTTGAGCCCACTCCTGCCTTGACTACCaaaaggcggccggcagtattgaataaataaatacaagaATGCCTCATTCTGGGCTTTGGTGGAAGGGATGAAGGGGTGGAAGAAATGACGGAAAAGGTACAAGTGCAACCGACTTAAGCACCTGGATGTCTGTCCTTTCGCCTGTCATCCTGCGTTACGTAAAGTTTATGTCGTTTTACCTCTCAGGGTAATGGAAAAATCTGCGACTGCATTTAAAACTGCGATAACGTTACGCTAAAGCTAACTTTCTACAAATTTTTTCCAATATCTGCCGTGATCAAAAAAGACACAGTTACTGAAAGGTTGTGTTAAATCAGCCACAGACAACACATGTGAATTTATACCAGCGATTTAGTACCCGCGTTTCGGAAACTACTTCCTTCTCAATGGCAACACGTCACAAGGTTGGGAGGACAGGAGAGCAGTTTCTTAATGtgtaatataaaaaaaaaatcaggaaggcGCTAGTTTACACTCCCCTGACGCCCTCACAAATTAGAGTGATCCATTAGGAGTAACTCATAGCTTCTGAAGCTAGTAAAAAAACTAATGAACACTCCATAAAAAATCAACTCCTGTTTAAGAGTACAATTCATTCGAGACGGAGACATCATTCACGGTGGAGATACCTGCTATTCTCGGGAAATTTTTAGACGTCCTTCGTGAAGTGCACAAGCCCTATAAAGGCGGTGGCGAGCAGTGGCCCTCGATAATTTACGTAATGGTCCTTGCAGATATCACCTATTCCATCATCCGGTCAGTTAATCAGAAGGAAGAATAGTGCTGATTTACAGCGTGTGCAACAGAAATAGGAGCGTGAAACACATTAAGGCTTGCAGCCTACATCACAACCTTCCTCTCTTAAGTAAGAACATTCTGTACCAGCTTGAAACTCGCTGCTCCCTTCGCCTGTTCTGGCCACTATGCCGGCTATGCTCCTATCTATGGTGGTCAAGACTCGACTGTTCAGGCCTGGCGATTCCACTACGAACCGATAGGAGTTAAGTGGGAGTAAACTCTCCTCCATGTACACCCTTTTATAAGAGGGTGCGCGctagaggacaccttactcccTTTTATTCTCATATAAgcgcattcgtgtttagtgtgtacgaCGAACGGCTGCGCCATACAAATCAATGTTGCAGTAATTAGAATGTTCCGCGTGCACATTTCACGCCACTCTCAACAACACAACACTACGCACTTATGTTTTCGCTCATCTTTCCCTGCTTCCCTCTCTCAAACGCTGTCCATCTCTGACCAACACGCTTACATCCTGCAAAAAAACGCTAAATGACATTTTTATTCTACCTATGCGTGATTTCCCCGTTTGGCCAGCTGACTTAAGAACAGCGCACGTGATGGAGGACACTTTCAACCACAGCGCGTTTATCGAAGCATGCACACAAACATTTTACTCGCTTCACTCGTTTTCGCGTAAACACGCTCCTTGCTTCGCGCGACATCCGAATCGGCGCCACAAGCAGTCGCCGCACTGCACGGGGGCACTGCCGAGCGCTTTGTTGCGATCGACCGAGCGGACACGGCTTCGGTGCCGTGTCCGGCTCGTCCTCCAGGCACGCGCGGTGGGCTGTGCCAGACAAGCCCCCTACCGTACGGGGGCGCGTCACGAACGACGCGGGTCGATGTCGCAGCGGGAACTGTCCCAAGGACATCGATCGAGCGAGCCCCAAATGGCGCTCTCTTCGCGGTAGCAGCGCCACGGGTCGTCTAGCGACACCGTGTGGACGCTTAAGCGGGCACatggcaaacaaaaaacaaacaaaaacttcGCAGGGGCCCAGACACTACAACCCGGGTCACTGGGTCCCGTACACTTTGGCGTGCGGCGACGCTTCGCGGCCGTTGAAGCACTATCCCAGCTGCGGACCAAGCACGGGAATGACCTCGCGACACGGAGGGCACATCACACCCTGGTGGAAAAGATTGCTTGAGGAGCCATTGGTCCAGAGTTAACGAAATACTTCGACGGGGGACCGTTGCCCCACTAATGAAAAGAATCCTACGAAGCGGACCGACCTAGCTGGATGGTGGGATATATGACAGCCGTCGTACTCATGCTGACACTTTAGCACCAATCTGTCCCACACAAACTATCCCTTCACTCATTGGTAACGGTTATATGCCACAGCAAACCACTAAGCCATGGCAGACCACcgaaatacagtcgaacctcgttataacgaaataatgtatATAACGAAGGAGTGATGATTcgccttggaagctcggtcaacactggTTATAACGAACTCATCGCCcagccccttcaacttcgttaaaCTGTAGCACTAAGTAAGGCTGTCTGGCAGTGAAGCCCTGCTATATCGAGAACACACGAAAGCTCGCTGAATACGTGCGTGCATAATGAATGCTATTCGACATACGTGGCTATACGCACATCCCACAACCCAAGGAGATAGGAAGGGCTGTAACAGATGCCAGCCCTACGGATGCCGTATtttatttgcctttttttttattgcctctcTCGCACACTACGCGGAGCTGCGCCAGACGCGGGCCCATCTGCTACCTTTTACCGGCGACCGCTGTCTGAAGTGGCTCCGGGCGTTTTGCATAGTGCCAGCTGCACAGTCTGGGATGCAGTGAGCCGGATCTCTCGCGCAGAGCCGTTTGTCTGGAGCCGTGACCTGAGCAGCGAGTTGCGTCATGTTTAGTGGATGCAGTGCTTGCACACGCGTACGTCTGTTTCCTGCCCACGACCGCTGTTACTCTTTTGCCCCCGACAGCGGTGATTCGTTCCGTCTATTTCTCTCCCCGCTTGCCCCAACTCAGTGCAATTGCCGACCACGGCAAGCTGGTGTTGAGAGAGGCCTCAGTGCCTGAAGACGTATTATCGCCCTTTCTTTTCTGGCATCATTCTGCTGAAAGCGTCGGCTGAGCTTTCATTTAGTTACATCAGCAATGTTGCACAGCGACAAAGTGTTACTTCACGAAGCCCGTCTCCGGCTGGCGAACAAGGAGCTCGGCGTAATCAGAAACCATGGCTTGAGGACGCTTTATCTCCTACCGGTCATGCTCATCGCTCAGGTGGCGCGGCTTGTTACCTCACGACTAGAAATATGGGGCAACGTTAGCTTTTTGCGGAACGATGTGGACATGAGCGGGAGGTTGTGGCGCCTCTTTTggttgtgtgcttcatgtcatgGCGTATTTTCTTTCTGCGTCTCTACTCGTTATTTTATTCCGTTTCCCAAAATTTTCACAGTTTTCACGCAATTAATGGGATATGCACCTCACTAAAGAAACCTGCCCTGTCCCCGTAGATTTATTCTACAATTCGTCATTCTTATTACGACCAACAGTGCACCACTACTGCCGCAAGAACTCCCGGGCGCTGAGAACTCGTAGGATTTATATATCTGGGAAGTTTACTCGAAGTTACATAAATCATCCCCCAGCTCCCGACTGCGTTCCAGTGCCTTAAAGAACTGTAAGCGCATTTCAAATTAGCCTAGACATTAATGAAACGGAAATGGGGTTCCGTAGATACGGACTGCGCACTTTAAAGTTGTTACTCAGCTCTTATTTACACTCCTTCGGCTGTGTGCTCTGTGCCGGCGCTGAAAGCGAGGTAATGTATCTCCGTCCAAGCTCAGGGGTGGGAGCTATTCACACAGTACCCTAAAGCGGATCAAAAAGTGCTCGAGCTGCCAATTGCAGCGATACTGCGCTAGCAAGGTCAAGACTACAGCATCCTGGCCGCTTCTGTTGGAGACCCGGTGGTTAGACAAGTGCGACCTCCCTCGGCACATCGCTCGTCTTAGACATGAGCTCAGCTCTTGAGTGCCGGCTGATGGGAACCCCCTAGTGAGTTCTTCACCCGCACCGTCGCTATCATGGAGAGGCTGTGCGTTCCGCAACACTGTATCCTCGCGCGGACCCCCCTCCTCCAGACGCGGGGGCAGGCGGACGAGACAGCGAGAAACCTGTTCTGCCGGCGCGCGAATTTGCAGAGCTCTCAAGGGACAGCCTCACGGTCCGCCGACTCGGCCCAGGTCTGCGCCGCGGAAGTCGGACGACCGGTTCTAGAAAACCCCGCACTCAGGGCGGGACGGCCCCTGGACAGCGCGCCTTCCAACCCGCGGACGTGTCGAAGAGCACAGACACGGAAGAGGAGGACGGAGTAGAATGATCAAGAGAGGCGAAACTGCAGACGGAGAGGAAGAGA
Protein-coding sequences here:
- the LOC144121298 gene encoding solute carrier family 2, facilitated glucose transporter member 1-like isoform X4 — protein: MPYIRRPGLTRHLVFAIAAAALGSAFQHGYNTGVVNAPQKLVEDFIEDTYKHRFEEEPGEGTVKFVFSIFVAIFCVGGMMGGLLTAFVAERFGRKGGLLLNNISVFLAAILMGASKSARSYEMLILGRFFVGLNSGLNAGLAPMYLTEISPLHLRGAVGTIYQLVVTVSILASQVLGLPSALGTADRWPALFAMTIVPSLFMLATLPMCPESPKYILINQGRDVAAQQALTWLRGTIEVHDEMDEMRAEFEAIKMVSRVTLYEMMHNITLRIPLLISIMVMLSQQLSGINAAIFFSTDIFLSAGLTAEVAMQATLGMGAVNVLMTIVSLVLVERAGRRTLHLVGLGGMAVITVILTLCLALRESVPGLSYVSIVAVIGFVVMFATGPGSIPWFLVGELFGQGARPLATSIAVAVNWSANFLVGLAFLPLTSVLGHYTFLIFTALLVFFWIFTYYMVPETKGKSVEEIAALFRQRAYH
- the LOC144121298 gene encoding solute carrier family 2, facilitated glucose transporter member 1-like isoform X1; translated protein: MSATKGQLAAAAAATLTTATGKSKKGLTRHLVFAIAAAALGSAFQHGYNTGVVNAPQKLVEDFIEDTYKHRFEEEPGEGTVKFVFSIFVAIFCVGGMMGGLLTAFVAERFGRKGGLLLNNISVFLAAILMGASKSARSYEMLILGRFFVGLNSGLNAGLAPMYLTEISPLHLRGAVGTIYQLVVTVSILASQVLGLPSALGTADRWPALFAMTIVPSLFMLATLPMCPESPKYILINQGRDVAAQQALTWLRGTIEVHDEMDEMRAEFEAIKMVSRVTLYEMMHNITLRIPLLISIMVMLSQQLSGINAAIFFSTDIFLSAGLTAEVAMQATLGMGAVNVLMTIVSLVLVERAGRRTLHLVGLGGMAVITVILTLCLALRESVPGLSYVSIVAVIGFVVMFATGPGSIPWFLVGELFGQGARPLATSIAVAVNWSANFLVGLAFLPLTSVLGHYTFLIFTALLVFFWIFTYYMVPETKGKSVEEIAALFRQRAYH
- the LOC144121298 gene encoding solute carrier family 2, facilitated glucose transporter member 1-like isoform X2; translated protein: MVRLENATLDAARLIPIWHPPRVRAGLTRHLVFAIAAAALGSAFQHGYNTGVVNAPQKLVEDFIEDTYKHRFEEEPGEGTVKFVFSIFVAIFCVGGMMGGLLTAFVAERFGRKGGLLLNNISVFLAAILMGASKSARSYEMLILGRFFVGLNSGLNAGLAPMYLTEISPLHLRGAVGTIYQLVVTVSILASQVLGLPSALGTADRWPALFAMTIVPSLFMLATLPMCPESPKYILINQGRDVAAQQALTWLRGTIEVHDEMDEMRAEFEAIKMVSRVTLYEMMHNITLRIPLLISIMVMLSQQLSGINAAIFFSTDIFLSAGLTAEVAMQATLGMGAVNVLMTIVSLVLVERAGRRTLHLVGLGGMAVITVILTLCLALRESVPGLSYVSIVAVIGFVVMFATGPGSIPWFLVGELFGQGARPLATSIAVAVNWSANFLVGLAFLPLTSVLGHYTFLIFTALLVFFWIFTYYMVPETKGKSVEEIAALFRQRAYH